The region AAAAAACTAATGAAATTAGAAATGAAATTTTAGAAAAAAGAGAAATTTTAATAGATTTAGACGAAGAAGGTTTTTTAAATAATAATAATTTATTAAATGAAATTTTAGAAAAAAAAGAAATTTATACAGAAAATATTACTAATATAACTAATACAAATAAAACTATTCAATCTATTTTTAATGCTTTAACTGAATATGAACACTTTATTAAATTTATAAGAACTCAATTAAATTTGATTACTGAATAGATCGAATACTATTTTTTCTATATATGCCTTTTGATTTCGTATTGTCCTATTTCATCGATATAAACATCAAAAAAAATCATTGCATTATTTTGACATTTATGATATTATTTAAAAAAATAAAAATTGGAGGTAAAAGATGTATATAATATTTAATCACCATCATCATAGATAAATTGGGATTATATTTGTGAATGTCACAGGTATAAGCCCGTTTTGTGCTGTATCTGTGATGAACATCTTTTACTTATGAGGATCATCTAGATATAGCTTCTAGATGATTTTTTTATTTATTAAAAAATCATCTAGAGAAAATCCATTAAATATAATTAAAATATATAATTTTTTTATTACTTATTATATATAGCAAAAAAATATTAAGGTAATATAAAGATTTTAAATTTGAATAAAATATAAAAAGGAGAGGATTGAATATGAAAAAAATTTTATTAGTAGTATTAGTTTTATTTTTAGGAATTTCAACTTTAGGCTTTTCAAAAGATAAAGTTATAACAAAAGGAAAGTTTGTTGTTGGACTTGACGATACTTTTGCACCTATGGGATTTAAAGATGAAAAAGGTAATATTGTAGGATTTGATATTGATTTAGCAAAAGAAGCTGCGAAACGAATGAATTTAAATGTAGAATTTAAACCTACTGAATGGAGCGGAATAATTTTTGCATTAAAAGGTGGTAATATCGATGTGATTTGGAATGGTTTAACTATTACAGCTAATAGAAAAAAACAAATTAACTTTACAAAACCATATCTTGCAAATAGACAATCTATTGTTATTTTAAATAAAAATAATATTAAATCAAAACAAGATTTAAAAAATAAAATTATTGGACTTCAACTTGGAAGTAGTGCTGACACTGCTGTAATGTCTGATTCTATTTACAAAAATTTGAAAAACATAAAAAAATACGATTCAAATATTGAAGCATTACTTGATCTTGAAGCTGGTAGAATTGATGCGGTTGTTGTAGATGAAATTGTTGCTAGATATTATATTGCTAAAAAAGAAAAAAGAGAAAATAAAAAAATCTATAAAGTTTTAAATGATGATTTTGGACGAGAAGAATATGGAGTAGGAGTACGAAAAGGCGATAAAGAATTTTTGGATTTACTTAATAAAGCTCTTGATGAAATGAAAAAAGATGGTACAACAGCAAAAATATCTAAAAAATGGTTTGGTGAAGATATTGTTTTAAAATAATTTATATTACTTTTTATTATAGAAGGGATTTTTATGAATACTATTGACATGACACTATATATATTAAAAGGACTTAATATAAGTGTAAAGCTATATATTGCTACATTTATATTTACAGTTCCTATATCTTTAATATTAGCTGTACTTTATACAACTAAATACAAGTTTATAAAAAAATTAATTACTTTATATACATGGGTATTTAGAGGAACGCCACTTCTTTTACAACTTTTTTTTATGTATTATGGTTTACCTATTATTAATATAATACTCACTCCTTTTACAGCATCAGTAGTAACCTTTGTTGTTAATTATACAGCATATTTAACTGAAATATTTAGAAGTGGTATTGAAAGTATAGATAAAGGACAATATGAAGCTTCTCATGTATTAGGCTTTACATATTATCAAACTATGAAAGAAATAATAATTCCTCAAGCGGTAAGAAGAGTTCTTCCTGCACTTTCAAATGAAGCTATTACTCTTGTAAAAGATACAGCTTTAATCTCTGCTATTGGTATGGCTGAAATATTACGTAATTCAAAAGAAATAGTTAGTAGAGAATTTACAATTATACCATTTGTAATAGCTACAATTATATATCTTTGTATTAGCTCTCTTATAGTTTATATCTTTAAATATTTTGAAAACAGAAATAAGGTGAATTAAATGGATATCATACAATTAGAAAATATAACAAAATATTATGGTGATTTTAAGGTTCTTGATAATATCTCATTAAATATAAAAAAAGGAGAAATAATATCTATAATTGGCCCTAGTGGAAGTGGAAAATCAACTCTTCTTCGTTCACTTATTCAATTAGAAAAAATTAATTCTGGTAAATTAATCGTTGAAAATACAATTATTTTTGATAACAATAAAAAAATTGATAAAAAACTAAAAAAAGATATATTATTAAAAATGGGAATGATTTTTCAAAATTTTAATCTTTTTCCTCATAAAACAGTTTTAGAAAACGTATGCGAACCTTTAATTTTAGTTAATAAAACTGATAAAAAAGAGGCTAGAAAAACAGCTATAGATTTACTAAAAAAAGTACAAATGGATGGAAAAGAAAATAATTATCCTGATGAAATAAGTGGTGGACAAAAACAACGCGTTGCTATAGCTAGAGCACTCGCATTAAATCCAGACATTATTTTATTTGATGAACCAACAAGTGCGTTAGATCCAGAGCTTGTAAACGAAGTATTAAATGTAATTAAAAATCTTGCTGATGGAAACATTACAATGCTTATTGTTAGCCATCAAATGAATTTTGTAAAAGAAATTTCTGATAGAATAATTTTTATGGATAAAGGAAAAGTCTTAACTATTGATACTCCTAAAAATATTTTTTCTTCTGAAAATAAAAGAATAAATGATTTTTTTAGTATAATAAAAAAATAAATTAAGAGCGATAATTAACATCGCTCTTTTTATAATAATGCTCTAAGATCTCTTGTTCCGTAAATTATCTCTTTTGTTTTTAATAAATTTACTATATGTTTCTTTTCTAAAATCGGAATTTTTTTAGTATAAATATTATCCTCATCAAAACCTTTTCTTATCAATTCATCTTCTGTTAATATAACAATATTTTTTTCATTTATACTATCTTTTATAAAAAAATATCTATTATCTATATTATCTATATCGCTATAACTGATTACTAAAGAATTTTTTATAAAATCTTTTGGATTAATATTATCATAAATATAAAAATCATACCCTTTTATATATTCATTTGAAATATCTAGATAATTTTTCAAAAATTTACTTTTTTTATCTTTTGTAATAAGTAATATTTTTTTTTCTTTTACAGTTTTTAAATAAATTGCAAGCGTTAAATAAATTGTATCTATTCCTCTACCATACTTTGTAACTGCTAATACAGTTTTTTTATCTTTAAAAATAGCTCCTAATACTTTTTTTTGAAAAGAATTATATTCAAAATCACTAATTAAAAATTTTTTTATATCATTAAAAATATTTGCTTCTTTTATTGAAAATGAATTAAAATTATAATCTCTATCTATTTCTATAAAAATATTATAATTTGCCTCTTTTTCTTCTATTTTTTTAATTTTTATTATATAATTAAAATTAAAATTTTTTTTTAAATAAATTAAATTATTAAAAATATCCTTATTTAAAAAACCTACAATTTTAAATCCATTTTTAATTTTTGCAAATTCCTCATCAAATTCAATAGCTAAGTTATCATTAATATCTAATTTTTCTTTTGTATAAAACACTGACTTTAAAGGAAAATTAAGATTGTATTTATCTATATAATTTTTTATTTTATTATCTTTTCCATCACTTTCTTTTATATCTTCTACATATAATTTTATATAATATTTATCTTTATACATTTCTTGTTTTAGTTTTACAGCGATATTATAAAATTTATTTAACTCTAAATTATCTTTCATATGTCCATTATTAAACCAAACTAAATTCCTTATATATATACTCTCTTTTATTATATCAAACATTAAATGTGTCTTTTCTTTTCCTATTAATCTAACGTTTGTTACTCTAATGTTTCTTATTGAAAAAATAGGATTTGGATTACTAAAACCAAAAGGTTTTAATAATTTTAATTTTTCAAAAAATTCAAAAGATATTTTATCAATAATAAGTTCTCTATCAATTTTTAAAGGTTTTATATAATCATCTTTTCCTAAAATTTTTTTACAATATTCATCTAACTTGTTTTCAAATTCTGTAATTTTATCTATTTCTATTGAAAATCCAGCTGCTCCAGCATGACCTCCATATTTTAAAAATACCTCTTTCATACTATTTAAAGCATCCATTATATTAAAGTTTTCTATACTCCTACAAGAAGCGACAGCTATTTTTTCAGTTTCTTTTACTTCCATAATTATAGTTGGTTTATAATATTTATCTACTATTTTTGATGCTACAATCCCAATTATTCCATGATGATAGTCTCTAGAATATGATACAATAGCTCCTCTTTTATCAAGTCCTCTTGATATAATATCTTTTTCAACTTTTTCAAGTATAGTATTTTGTATATCTTTTCTTTCATTATTTTGTTCAATTAACTCTTTTGATAAATATTCAGCTTCTGTTTCAGAATTAGTTATAATTAATCTAACTGCTTTTTTTGCATCTTCTAATCTTCCAGCAGCGTTAAATACTGGCGCAATAATAAATCCTATATCATATGTATCTAACTCTTTATTTTTATACTCACCATAAATATTTTTTAATAATTTTTTCAAACCAATATTTTTTGTGTCTCTTAATTTTTTTAAACCATGTTTTACAAAAATTCTATTTTCTTCTACAAGTGGTACTATATCAGCCACAGTTCCTATTGCAACTATATCTATAAATTTAAATATTTCATTTTTTATACCTAATTTTATATAGAGTCCATATAAAAGCATAAAAACTGTTCCTACTCCTGCCAAATATTTAAATTCAAACTCATTTTCATCTCTCTTAGGATTAATTACAGCTTTAGCATTTGGTAATTTATTATTTATCTCGTGATGATCTGTTATAATTATATCTAATTCAATTGAATTTGCAAAATCTACTTCATCAATAGATGATATACCGCAATCTACCGTAATTACTAAATCTCCACCTTCTTTTTTTATATATTCAAGAGCTTCCTTATTTAAACCATATCCTTCATCTCTAAGTGGTATATAATAAAACACATTATCATATATTTCTTTTAAAGATAAATAAGATAAAGATGTAGAAGTAATTCCATCAACATCATAATCCCCGTATATCCAAATGTTTTTTTTGTTTTTTATTGCATTAAATATTAATTCCACTCCTTTATCAACATCTTTTAATGAAAATGGAGTAGATATGTTTTCTAAATTAGAGTTAATAAATTTAGTTATTTTTTTTTCATCATCTATCCCTCTATTTAATAATAAATCTATAATTTCATTATCTAAATCAATATTTTCAAATGTTTTAAAATGTTTTTTATTCTCTATCCATTTTGTAGTTAACATATTTTTCCTTTCTAAAATACTACCTATATAATTAGTTTATATTATTAAAATTCATTACTTTTTATACTAACATGATAAAAAACTTTATTCAAGTTAATTTATTGATAAAATTAAATATAAATGATAAAATAGTATAGAATAATAATTTAAAAATACAAAGATTTAATTAAAGGTGAGTTAAATGGAAAATTCCAAATTTTTATCAACTATTTTGCCTGAAGAATACTACTATAAAAAACGTTTAAAAAGAAAAGAAAATAAATTTATTACATATGACGGTGAATATTTAAATAATTTAAAACATGGTTTTGGTAAAGAATATATAAAAGGTGAACAACTAGGATATGAGGGATTTTGGTCTAATAATCTTTTTCATGGAAATGGTAAAATGTATCGTGGTGACGGAACTATAGAGTATGACGGTGAATGGCGTAATTGCTATGGTCATGGAAATGGTAGAATATATAATAAAAATGGTAAAATTCAATACGAAGGTGAATGGATTAATAACTTACCTCATGGATTTGGTAAAAAATTTGATGAAAATGGTAATATTATTTATGAAGGTCAATATAGTAATGGTTTAAAAAATGGTAAAGGTAAAGAATATATAAATGGTAAACTTATTTATGATGGTGAATGGATTAATGGTTTTAAACATGGACAAGGTAAAGAATTTGATGAAAATGGTAATATTATCTATGAAGGTATTTGGATTAATAACCAAAAAACTCCTGAAAAAAATATATTAATTGAAAAACTTGATCCTTTAGAAGAATTAAATTCATTAATTGGATTAGATAGTGTAAAAGAAGATGTTAATAAACTCATTAACTTTATAAAAGTACAAAATTTGAGAAAAGAAAAAGGAATGATAATTCCAAATTTATCTCTTCATTTAGTTTTTACTGGTAATCCTGGAACTGGAAAAACAACTGTTGCTAGACTTATTGCTAAAATATATAAAAATCTAGGAATTTTATCAAATGGTCATTTAGTAGAGGTGGATAGAAGTGATTTAGTTGGAGAATATGTGGGGCAAACAGCTCCAAAAGTAAAGAAAAAAATTAAAGAAGCCCTTGGGGGAGTACTTTTTATTGATGAAGCATATAGTTTATATTCAGAATCTGGAATGGATTATGGACATGAAGCTATAAATACATTACTTAAAGAGATGGAAGATAATAGAAAGAATTTAATTGTTATTGTTGCAGGATATAAAAATGAAATGAAACGTTTTATAAAATCTAATCCAGGATTAGAATCAAGATTTAATAAATTTATTCATTTTCACAATTATTCTTCAAAAGATTTATATAAAATTTTATCTTATTTTTGTAATAAAAATTACTATTCTCTAGATGAAACTACTTATGATTATCTAATAAAACAATTTAAGCATTTTAAAGAAAAAGATAAAAATTTTGCAAATGCTAGATTTGTTAGAAATTTATTTGAAAAAATGCTTATAACTCATTCTACTAGAATTGTTAATTTAGAAAATATTGATGATTATTTAGATAAATTTGAGTTGATTGATATACAAGAAGCTTTTGCAATCTAATATATATTTATGATATACTTTATTCAAATTCAAAATATTTTACGAGGTGATAGAAAGTGATAGGAATAATCGGTGCTATGCACGAAGAGATAATTGAATTAAAAGAAATTATTAATAACCTTAGTGAAGAAACAATTTCAAATATAACTTTTTTCAAAGGTACTATAAATAATAAAAAAATTATTTTAGTGGAAAGTGGTATTGGAAAGGTAAATTCGGCAGTATGTGCTACTTTATTAATTAATCATTTTAAAGTAAAAAAAATAATATTTACCGGTGTTGCTGGTGGAGTAGATAATGATATAGAAATTGGAGATATTGTTATTTCTACAAAATTAATCGAACATGACTTTGATGTAACTGCTTTTGGCTTAAAACCTGGTGTTATTCCAAGAATGAAAACTTCTGAATTTACAGCTGATGAAAATTTAAGAAAAATAGCTAAAGAAGCCGCTTTAGATATTTTTAAAGAAAAACAAGTAAGAGAAGGAATTATTGTAAGTGGTGATCAATTTATTAGTTCTATTAAAAAAATAGAGTGGCTAAAAGAAACATTTAATGCATCATGTGCTGAAATGGAAGGTGCTTCAATTGCTCATGTGTGTTATATGTTTAATATTCCATTTGTCATTCTTAGAGCTATTTCTGATAAAGCTGATCACAATGCAAAAGTTGATTTTCCCACTTTTGTAAAAAAAGCAGCAAAACATTCTAAAGAGATAGTATTAAAAATGCTTGAAAAATTATAGGTGAAAATAAATGGTGAATAACATTTTAAATGAATTATACTCATATACAAAATTTGGTATAAAACTTGGATTAGATAATATAAAACAAATACTAAAAAAATGTGAAAATCCTCAAGATTCTTATAAAATAATACATATAGCTGGTACTAATGGAAAAGGTTCTACAGCTTCAATTATTGAACATTCTTTAATTGAAGCTGGTTTTTCTGTAGGTAAGTATACTTCGCCACATATAATTAATTTTAATGAAAGAATTGTAGTAGATAAAAATGAAATAACTGATGAAGATATCACTAAATATTATTTGAAAATAAAAAAAATTATTTTAGAAAATGATATTAAAGCTACTTTTTTTGAAGTAACTACTGCTATGGCATTTTTATATTTTAAAGATATGAATATCGATTATTTGGTTGCTGAAGTGGGGCTTGGTGGGAAATATGATGCTACTAATGTAGTTAATCCAATTCTTTCTATAATAACTAACATTTCTTATGATCATATTAATATTTTAGGAAACACATTAGAAGAAATAGCAGAAGAAAAATGTGGAATTATTAAAAACTCTCCCGTTGTCATTTTAGATAAACAAAAAGTTTTGCTTGATTGTGTAAAATCAAGAACAAATAACTATATTATTGCTAATAAAAAATTTAATTATACAACTACTCTTGACAAAGAAAAATTTTTTACTAATATTTCTATAAACAAGAAAAAATTTAATTTATCACTTTATGGAATTTTTCAAGGTGATAATTTTATATTAGCCTATTCTGCTTTAAAATATTTAAATATAGATGATATTTTTATTCAAAATGCTGTAAAAAATATATATTGGCCTGGAAGATTTGAAGTATTTTCTAAAACACCTTTAATTATTTTAGATGGTGCTCATAATGAAGATTCTGCTTTAGCATTAAAAAATAATTGTCTTGAAATACTTAAAAAAGATGATATTGTTTTAATTACTTCAATATTAGAAGATAAAGATAGTGATACTGTATTAAAAACATTTAGTGAATTTACCAATATTGTTATTTTTACTAGCCTCAAGTATTATTATAGAGGCTTAAGTGCTAAAGACCTATATAATAAAGGTAAAAAACATTTTAAATTTTCTAATTATAAAGAAGATATTCAAGAAGCTTTTAACTTAGCAAAAAAATTTAATAAAAAAGCTATTGTGATAGCAGGTTCGTTTTATTTGATTTCAGAATTCAAAAAAAATATTTAATGGAGATTATATTATGAAAAAAAATATTAGATATATTATTATTAGTATAACTTTTTTTTTGCTAATATATGTTTATATTTCTAAAAAAAATCAACTTCTTTTAGAAGTAAAAGAAAAAAATTTAGAATTAATAAAAAATAAAATAATTATACGGAAAAAAAATTTCTTTTTAGACAATAAATATTACTCGAATATAAAAAATACTACTTTTAATTCTAAAAAAAATTATACGGAAAAAAAACTAAAAAAATCTTATTATTTACAGATTGGAACTTATTCTATTGAAGAAAATGCTATTGAAATGCAAAAAAAATTAAGTAATATATCTAATTTTATTATTATAAAATCACCTTTAAATAATAATTATAATATAGTTATTTCAAGTAATTTTAAAACAAGAGAAGACGCTGAGCTTTTAGAAAAAAAAGTTATAAAAGCTTTCCCAGAAATTAAACCATTAATAAAAATGAGGTATTAAAATGGAAAAAGTTGTTAGTTTAGAAAATATTATTGAGACATTTAATTTAGAAGTCATTAATTATAATGAAAATTTATCAAAAGAAATTGTATTATCTGCTGTACATAAGCCCGGTGCAGAATTAACAGGATTTATCTTTGAAAATTCTACAGAAGTTGATAATTCTATTCATGTATTTGGAGTAGAAGAAATTAACTATATAAATAGACTTTCTCACAAAGAATTAGAAACACGTTTACCAAATTATTTTTCTCATTCATTTCCTTGTATTGTTATTACTGGAGATTTAAAAATAAATTCATTTTTTTATGAACTTTCTAAAAAATATAATAAAGCTATTTTACGTACAAATACAAGTTATGAACTTTTTGTAAAAGATTTAAGAAAATTTTTACAAAAAGAATTAGCTCCTGAAATTGTTGTAAATAAATTTATTTTTTTAGAAATATTTGGAATGGGAATTTTATTTGCTGGTGATAGAAATGCAATAGTAGGGACTTGTATAGAATTGTTAGAAAAAAATCATCGTTTTATCACTGATGGTCTTTTAAATATAAAAAAAATTTCTGAAAATGAAATTATTGGTGAAAATGCTTATAGTAATAAAAGATTGAATAGAAATTATTTTTTAAATATTAGTGAAGTAGAAAAAATTAATATTGTTGAATTTTTTGGTATAGGCTCTACAAGAAATTCAAAAAAAATTGACCTAATTGTAAAATTAGAAAAATGGTCAGATTCTGTGTTTTATGACAGACTCGGTATTGATTCTACTACTCAATATATATTAGGTATTGAAATAGAAAAACTTATTATCCCAGTACGTAAAGGAAGAAATTTAGCTATAATTATAGAGACTGCTGCGATGAATATGCGAATGAAAAAAAATGGCCAAAACCCCGCAAAATACTTCTTAGAAGAAACACAAAAACTAATAAAAAAAAATAGAAAAAAAAGAATTGGAGATAATGATATGGGATTTTTTAAAGCTTTATCAATTGAAGAATTTCAACAAAAATTTAATTTTGATATTATACTTGGAGAAAATAAATTAAATAACAGATTTATAACTTCTACAAATATTTATAAACCTTCATTAGAATTTTCTGGTTTTTATGAATTAATGGAAGAAAATGGTGAGGATAAGTTACAGATAATTACTGATTCTGAATTTAAATATTTAGAAATGCTTGATGAAAATATTAGAATTGATATTTTAGATAAATATATGTCTTATGATTTTCCCGCAGTTATTTTACTCGGAATAGAAGATGTTCCTAAATATTTCCTTGATATAGCAAATAAATACAATCAGATTGTTCTTTATTCATCTAAACAATATTCTGAATTATATATAGATTTACTAGAATATTTAGAAGTTTATTTTGCTCCTTCAATTACATTACATGGCGTTATGGTTGAAGTATATGGATTTGGAGTTCTATTAAAAGGTAAGAGTGGAATAGGAAAGAGTGAAACTGCTCTTGAACTTATCCATAGAGGTCATAGATTAATAGCTGATGATATGGTTAAGCTTACAAAATATCCTGACGGTAGAGTAGTTGGAAGAGCAGATAAAGTACCTTATTTTATGGAAATTAGGGGCCTTGGGATAATTGATATAAAAACTTTATATGGCCTTGGAGCTGTTAGAAGATCTAAAAAATTAGATATTATTATAGAATTAAAAGAATTAAAAGAAGATGAGTATTTAACAAAAGCTGATTATACAGAATCTACTATTTCAATTATGGATACACCTTTTCAAAAAGTTGATTTATATATTTCTTCTGGAAGAAATGCTGCTTCAATGGTTGAAATAGCTACTATGAAACTTCGTGCTAAAAAACTTGGTTATGATTCAAAGAAAGAATATCATTTAAAAAATAAAATACTTCGTGAAATTGAAGAAGTTGAAATGGAAAAAAATCAAGAAATCATGAATAAAAGGTTTAAAAATAAAGAGGAGGAATAAATTGAAAAACAAACTTAAGGATATACTTGTTGATTATTTTTTTATAAATTTTGGTTTAGTAATCTCAGCAATAGGAATTGGATTATTTTTAGTTCCTGGCAAGATTGTTTCTGGTGGTGTATCTGGTATCGCTACAATTTTATATTATACATTTAATTTACCTGTTGGTTTAGTAATGTTAGCATTAAATATTCCCTTGTTTTTAATAGGATTAAAAATTTTTGGTAAAACATATGGAGTAAAAACTTTTTTTGGAACTGTATTTTTATCTGTCTATATTGATTTATTAAGATTTATTATTCCTAATGCTAATAATATTATTGATTTTGATAAAGCAAGTAATGCACTTATTGCACCTATATTTGGTGGAGTTATTACTGGAATTGGTGTAGGTTTAATAATGAAGTTTGGTGGAAGTACTGGAGGAACTGATATTGTTGCTCAGATAATAAATAAATATTTCAAAATACCTCTTGGTTATTCATTTATTTTTATAGATGGTTTGATTTTATTAGCTGGTAGTTCTGTATTTGGTATAGAAAAAGGACTTTATGCTATAATTTCACTTTATGCCGGTGCTGTTGCAATAAACAAAATATTTGAAGGGGTTAGTTATTCAAAAATGATATATATTATAAGTGATTATCATGAAGATATAAAAAATCTTATATTACATGATTTTGATAGAGGTGGCACTGGATTATATGGAAATGGACTTTATACAAATAAAGATAAAAAAATCATAATGACAGTTTTAAAAAATAATGAAATACATGAATTAAAAAATTATGTAAAACAAATTGATCCAAATGCTTTTGTGATTATATCAGAAGTTTATGAAGTACTTGGTGAAGGTTTTACCCCTTTTTAGAATGGAGTGTTTATGGATAAAATTTCAATAAAAAATATAGTTGTTTACGGGTATCATGGTGCTATAAAAGAAGAAAATGTTTTAGGACAAAAATTTATAATTAATATTGATATGTATACCTCATTAAAAAAAGCTGGAATAAATGATAATTTAGAAGAGACTATCCATTATGGCTACGTATATAATGATATTGTAAACATCGCTACAAAAAAGAATTATAAACTAATTGAAGCACTTGGTGAAAATATATGTAAAATACTTTTTAAAAAATATAATATGAATAAAATCATTATTGAAATAAAAAAACCAAATGCACCAATTCCTGGAAT is a window of Hypnocyclicus thermotrophus DNA encoding:
- a CDS encoding amino acid ABC transporter substrate-binding protein, translating into MKKILLVVLVLFLGISTLGFSKDKVITKGKFVVGLDDTFAPMGFKDEKGNIVGFDIDLAKEAAKRMNLNVEFKPTEWSGIIFALKGGNIDVIWNGLTITANRKKQINFTKPYLANRQSIVILNKNNIKSKQDLKNKIIGLQLGSSADTAVMSDSIYKNLKNIKKYDSNIEALLDLEAGRIDAVVVDEIVARYYIAKKEKRENKKIYKVLNDDFGREEYGVGVRKGDKEFLDLLNKALDEMKKDGTTAKISKKWFGEDIVLK
- a CDS encoding amino acid ABC transporter permease, whose amino-acid sequence is MNTIDMTLYILKGLNISVKLYIATFIFTVPISLILAVLYTTKYKFIKKLITLYTWVFRGTPLLLQLFFMYYGLPIINIILTPFTASVVTFVVNYTAYLTEIFRSGIESIDKGQYEASHVLGFTYYQTMKEIIIPQAVRRVLPALSNEAITLVKDTALISAIGMAEILRNSKEIVSREFTIIPFVIATIIYLCISSLIVYIFKYFENRNKVN
- a CDS encoding amino acid ABC transporter ATP-binding protein, with translation MIQLENITKYYGDFKVLDNISLNIKKGEIISIIGPSGSGKSTLLRSLIQLEKINSGKLIVENTIIFDNNKKIDKKLKKDILLKMGMIFQNFNLFPHKTVLENVCEPLILVNKTDKKEARKTAIDLLKKVQMDGKENNYPDEISGGQKQRVAIARALALNPDIILFDEPTSALDPELVNEVLNVIKNLADGNITMLIVSHQMNFVKEISDRIIFMDKGKVLTIDTPKNIFSSENKRINDFFSIIKK
- the recJ gene encoding single-stranded-DNA-specific exonuclease RecJ, with translation MLTTKWIENKKHFKTFENIDLDNEIIDLLLNRGIDDEKKITKFINSNLENISTPFSLKDVDKGVELIFNAIKNKKNIWIYGDYDVDGITSTSLSYLSLKEIYDNVFYYIPLRDEGYGLNKEALEYIKKEGGDLVITVDCGISSIDEVDFANSIELDIIITDHHEINNKLPNAKAVINPKRDENEFEFKYLAGVGTVFMLLYGLYIKLGIKNEIFKFIDIVAIGTVADIVPLVEENRIFVKHGLKKLRDTKNIGLKKLLKNIYGEYKNKELDTYDIGFIIAPVFNAAGRLEDAKKAVRLIITNSETEAEYLSKELIEQNNERKDIQNTILEKVEKDIISRGLDKRGAIVSYSRDYHHGIIGIVASKIVDKYYKPTIIMEVKETEKIAVASCRSIENFNIMDALNSMKEVFLKYGGHAGAAGFSIEIDKITEFENKLDEYCKKILGKDDYIKPLKIDRELIIDKISFEFFEKLKLLKPFGFSNPNPIFSIRNIRVTNVRLIGKEKTHLMFDIIKESIYIRNLVWFNNGHMKDNLELNKFYNIAVKLKQEMYKDKYYIKLYVEDIKESDGKDNKIKNYIDKYNLNFPLKSVFYTKEKLDINDNLAIEFDEEFAKIKNGFKIVGFLNKDIFNNLIYLKKNFNFNYIIKIKKIEEKEANYNIFIEIDRDYNFNSFSIKEANIFNDIKKFLISDFEYNSFQKKVLGAIFKDKKTVLAVTKYGRGIDTIYLTLAIYLKTVKEKKILLITKDKKSKFLKNYLDISNEYIKGYDFYIYDNINPKDFIKNSLVISYSDIDNIDNRYFFIKDSINEKNIVILTEDELIRKGFDEDNIYTKKIPILEKKHIVNLLKTKEIIYGTRDLRALL
- a CDS encoding AAA family ATPase, whose amino-acid sequence is MENSKFLSTILPEEYYYKKRLKRKENKFITYDGEYLNNLKHGFGKEYIKGEQLGYEGFWSNNLFHGNGKMYRGDGTIEYDGEWRNCYGHGNGRIYNKNGKIQYEGEWINNLPHGFGKKFDENGNIIYEGQYSNGLKNGKGKEYINGKLIYDGEWINGFKHGQGKEFDENGNIIYEGIWINNQKTPEKNILIEKLDPLEELNSLIGLDSVKEDVNKLINFIKVQNLRKEKGMIIPNLSLHLVFTGNPGTGKTTVARLIAKIYKNLGILSNGHLVEVDRSDLVGEYVGQTAPKVKKKIKEALGGVLFIDEAYSLYSESGMDYGHEAINTLLKEMEDNRKNLIVIVAGYKNEMKRFIKSNPGLESRFNKFIHFHNYSSKDLYKILSYFCNKNYYSLDETTYDYLIKQFKHFKEKDKNFANARFVRNLFEKMLITHSTRIVNLENIDDYLDKFELIDIQEAFAI
- a CDS encoding 5'-methylthioadenosine/adenosylhomocysteine nucleosidase; protein product: MIGIIGAMHEEIIELKEIINNLSEETISNITFFKGTINNKKIILVESGIGKVNSAVCATLLINHFKVKKIIFTGVAGGVDNDIEIGDIVISTKLIEHDFDVTAFGLKPGVIPRMKTSEFTADENLRKIAKEAALDIFKEKQVREGIIVSGDQFISSIKKIEWLKETFNASCAEMEGASIAHVCYMFNIPFVILRAISDKADHNAKVDFPTFVKKAAKHSKEIVLKMLEKL
- a CDS encoding bifunctional folylpolyglutamate synthase/dihydrofolate synthase codes for the protein MVNNILNELYSYTKFGIKLGLDNIKQILKKCENPQDSYKIIHIAGTNGKGSTASIIEHSLIEAGFSVGKYTSPHIINFNERIVVDKNEITDEDITKYYLKIKKIILENDIKATFFEVTTAMAFLYFKDMNIDYLVAEVGLGGKYDATNVVNPILSIITNISYDHINILGNTLEEIAEEKCGIIKNSPVVILDKQKVLLDCVKSRTNNYIIANKKFNYTTTLDKEKFFTNISINKKKFNLSLYGIFQGDNFILAYSALKYLNIDDIFIQNAVKNIYWPGRFEVFSKTPLIILDGAHNEDSALALKNNCLEILKKDDIVLITSILEDKDSDTVLKTFSEFTNIVIFTSLKYYYRGLSAKDLYNKGKKHFKFSNYKEDIQEAFNLAKKFNKKAIVIAGSFYLISEFKKNI
- a CDS encoding SPOR domain-containing protein encodes the protein MKKNIRYIIISITFFLLIYVYISKKNQLLLEVKEKNLELIKNKIIIRKKNFFLDNKYYSNIKNTTFNSKKNYTEKKLKKSYYLQIGTYSIEENAIEMQKKLSNISNFIIIKSPLNNNYNIVISSNFKTREDAELLEKKVIKAFPEIKPLIKMRY